Proteins co-encoded in one Sulfurimonas sp. HSL1-2 genomic window:
- the lon gene encoding endopeptidase La, with protein MQLDHYASFPTELPVIFEDGLFLYPFMISPLFLKDDENIAAVTHAIEHDSLVIVCPTKEGHEGERTLESIHDAGVIGSIMRKVSLPDGRVKVLFQGLARGKVMEGRAEDPLRVLVDTIDPKAVNEIKMDAILEVVREKVRALSQVSNFFPPDLLRTIEETQEYNRIADLICSTVKLPKQRAYEMFVEADTERRLLLLIDYLIEEIEASKLQREIRTKVNTKMEQINKEYFLKEQLKEIQQELGVDNQREEEIAEYRKQLEGMKEHMGADAYKEISKQLDRYARLHPDSADAGMIQGYLEWVLEIPFGKYAKKALKIENVESQLDADHFSLEKPKKRIAEFFAVKELMELRGKSAQKGGSAILCFAGPPGVGKTSLANSIATALKRPLVRIALGGLEDVNELRGHRRTYIGAMPGRIIQGIIDAKKMNPVVVLDEIDKVGMSHRGDPTAALLEILDPEQNSHFRDYFVNFDLDLSQVIFIATANDVGRIPAPLRDRMEFIGVSSYTPQEKYEIAKRYLLPQELKKHGLKKQEVAVSASAMKELIHSYTREAGVRNLRRRIADIARKSAKMILEDPSLTKVSVSLKNLKEFMDKTVFEIEKTDNVNRVGVVNGLAWTAVGGDVLKIETIRIKGKGQMQLTGSLGEVMKESARIAMSVVKTLIDNGKVKVDHAIIPKTFKEQEEQTVLDASEVYKRYDLHIHVPDGATPKDGPSAGIAMSTAIASILSNKAVRAGIAMTGEVSLSGNVLPIGGLKEKLIAAHKAGMHTALIPKKNYDRDLDEIPDEVKEVVTIVPVERIEEVIKLTLLPE; from the coding sequence ATGCAACTGGACCATTATGCAAGTTTCCCGACCGAACTGCCGGTCATCTTTGAAGACGGGCTGTTCCTCTACCCGTTCATGATCTCGCCGCTGTTTCTCAAAGACGACGAGAATATCGCGGCCGTCACCCATGCGATCGAGCACGACTCCCTCGTCATCGTCTGCCCGACGAAAGAGGGGCACGAGGGCGAACGCACCCTCGAAAGCATCCATGACGCCGGGGTAATCGGTTCCATTATGCGCAAGGTCTCCCTGCCCGACGGCCGGGTGAAGGTCCTCTTCCAGGGGCTGGCACGGGGCAAGGTGATGGAAGGGCGCGCGGAAGATCCGCTGCGCGTCCTGGTCGACACCATCGACCCCAAGGCGGTCAACGAGATCAAGATGGATGCGATCCTCGAGGTCGTGCGCGAAAAGGTACGTGCCCTGTCGCAGGTGAGTAACTTCTTTCCGCCGGACCTGCTGCGCACCATCGAGGAGACCCAGGAGTACAACCGCATCGCCGACCTGATCTGCAGTACGGTCAAGCTGCCGAAGCAGCGCGCCTACGAGATGTTCGTCGAGGCGGATACCGAGCGGCGCCTACTGCTGCTCATCGACTACCTGATCGAAGAGATCGAGGCGAGCAAGCTGCAGCGCGAGATCCGCACCAAAGTCAATACGAAGATGGAGCAGATCAACAAGGAGTATTTCCTCAAGGAGCAGCTCAAAGAGATCCAGCAGGAGCTGGGCGTCGACAACCAGCGTGAAGAGGAGATTGCCGAGTACCGCAAACAGCTCGAAGGGATGAAGGAGCATATGGGCGCGGACGCCTATAAAGAGATCTCCAAGCAGCTCGACCGCTATGCGCGGCTGCACCCTGACTCCGCCGATGCGGGGATGATCCAGGGGTACCTGGAGTGGGTACTGGAGATCCCGTTCGGCAAGTACGCCAAAAAAGCCCTCAAGATCGAGAACGTCGAGTCGCAGCTCGATGCGGACCACTTCTCCCTGGAGAAACCGAAGAAGCGCATTGCCGAGTTCTTCGCCGTCAAGGAGCTGATGGAGCTGCGCGGCAAGAGCGCGCAGAAAGGCGGCAGCGCGATCCTCTGTTTTGCAGGCCCTCCGGGCGTGGGGAAAACCTCCCTGGCCAACTCCATCGCCACGGCGCTCAAACGCCCCCTTGTGCGGATCGCCCTGGGCGGGCTTGAGGACGTCAACGAACTGCGCGGCCACCGCCGTACCTATATCGGCGCGATGCCGGGCCGGATCATCCAGGGGATCATCGATGCGAAAAAGATGAACCCCGTTGTCGTCCTCGATGAGATCGACAAGGTCGGTATGTCCCACCGCGGCGACCCGACGGCGGCCCTGCTCGAGATCCTCGACCCCGAACAGAACAGCCACTTCCGCGACTACTTCGTCAACTTCGACCTCGACCTGAGCCAGGTGATCTTCATCGCGACAGCCAACGACGTCGGCCGGATCCCGGCCCCGCTGCGCGACCGGATGGAGTTTATCGGGGTGAGCAGCTACACGCCCCAGGAGAAGTACGAGATCGCCAAACGCTACCTGCTGCCGCAGGAGCTGAAAAAACACGGCCTGAAAAAACAGGAAGTGGCGGTTTCGGCATCGGCGATGAAAGAGCTGATCCACAGCTATACCCGCGAGGCCGGTGTGCGTAACCTGCGCCGCCGCATTGCCGACATCGCCCGCAAATCAGCGAAGATGATCCTGGAAGATCCGTCTCTCACAAAGGTTTCGGTGTCGCTCAAGAACCTCAAAGAGTTCATGGACAAGACGGTCTTCGAAATCGAGAAGACGGACAACGTCAACCGTGTGGGCGTCGTCAACGGTCTGGCCTGGACCGCCGTCGGCGGGGATGTGCTCAAGATCGAGACGATCCGGATCAAGGGCAAGGGGCAGATGCAGCTCACCGGCAGCCTCGGCGAGGTGATGAAAGAGTCGGCGCGTATCGCGATGAGCGTCGTCAAAACCCTGATCGACAACGGCAAGGTCAAAGTAGACCACGCCATTATCCCGAAGACGTTCAAAGAGCAGGAGGAGCAGACGGTGCTCGATGCCAGCGAGGTCTACAAACGCTACGACCTGCACATCCACGTCCCTGACGGCGCGACGCCCAAAGACGGGCCGAGCGCAGGGATCGCGATGAGCACGGCGATCGCCTCCATTCTCAGCAACAAGGCGGTCCGTGCGGGGATCGCGATGACGGGCGAGGTGTCGCTCAGCGGCAACGTCCTGCCCATCGGCGGTCTCAAAGAGAAGCTGATCGCCGCGCACAAGGCGGGCATGCACACGGCGCTTATCCCGAAAAAGAACTATGACCGCGACCTCGACGAGATCCCCGATGAGGTCAAAGAGGTGGTGACGATCGTGCCAGTCGAACGGATCGAAGAGGTGATCAAGCTGACCCTCTTGCCGGAATAA
- the bamD gene encoding outer membrane protein assembly factor BamD, translating into MIKKTIATLFTLLLLLGGCTKELDEYNKPAAYWYEKMVAAVSDGNLDKADNYYSSLQSEHIGSLLLPEATMIMAISHLQAEEYLLAEHFLTEYIKRYATPAEREYAEYMKVKAKYMALPNPRRDQGLINEAITEGETFMRRYPRSTYAPVVDTMVTRLYLAEAALNESIAELYDRLDKPKGATFYREKKPQPWIDWNEVDPAQTAWYRSIFEGDGHGSWYAFIIPDTQSVVSRHRYDDAADENRTDMKEE; encoded by the coding sequence ATGATTAAAAAAACGATTGCAACCCTGTTTACGCTGCTGCTCCTTCTGGGCGGCTGTACGAAAGAACTTGACGAATATAACAAGCCGGCCGCGTACTGGTACGAGAAGATGGTCGCGGCCGTTTCCGACGGCAACCTGGACAAAGCGGACAACTACTACAGCTCGCTGCAGAGCGAACATATCGGTTCGCTGCTGCTGCCCGAAGCGACGATGATCATGGCGATCTCGCACCTTCAGGCGGAGGAGTACCTGCTCGCCGAGCACTTCCTGACCGAGTACATCAAGCGCTACGCGACCCCGGCTGAACGCGAATATGCCGAGTATATGAAGGTCAAGGCCAAGTACATGGCCCTGCCGAACCCGCGCCGCGACCAGGGGCTGATCAACGAGGCGATTACGGAGGGCGAGACCTTTATGCGCCGCTATCCCCGTTCGACCTATGCCCCGGTCGTCGATACGATGGTCACGAGGCTCTACCTGGCTGAAGCGGCCCTGAACGAATCGATCGCCGAGCTGTACGACCGGCTGGACAAACCCAAGGGGGCGACCTTCTACCGCGAGAAGAAGCCCCAGCCGTGGATCGACTGGAACGAAGTGGACCCGGCACAGACGGCGTGGTACCGCAGTATTTTCGAAGGCGACGGGCACGGAAGCTGGTACGCTTTCATCATTCCCGATACCCAGAGCGTCGTCTCCCGCCACCGCTACGACGATGCCGCGGATGAAAACCGAACCGATATGAAGGAAGAGTAA
- a CDS encoding DEAD/DEAH box helicase has translation MQTPPIETLDDTAAATASFDDFGLRDEILQSIRYAGFKVPSPIQQQAIPLILEGRDVVGQAHTGTGKTAAFGLPTLSKLSLDRGVEALIIVPTRELANQVSDELFKYGKKLGIHTVTVYGGSSYNRQIGLIERGAQVVIATPGRLKDILERNMLSDFAPSTVILDEADEMLDMGFLDDINTIFDFLPTDRQTLLFSATMPKPIKALAERILVEPAFVSITQEETTNKDIAQQYYVIEENERDDAIIRLLDAEELEKTIVFCRTKREVDRLSNVLSSVGYNAKGLHGDMEQRQRESVIRGLKENAIDILVATDVAARGIHINDVSHVINYHIPFDPESYVHRIGRTGRAGQKGVAITLVTPLEFKELQRIRKIVGTQMAHSYIPTKQQVQSKQMSRLVDEIEKQKIYEEATELFNALCDDMDQTQIAYRLISLLMKNMNVKGPQTIGVPKQRLDKIMEAMERNERGGGGGRRGSGKPRRNGGFNNRRRQDGDRNRGDRNRGGRRS, from the coding sequence ATGCAGACACCACCCATCGAAACACTCGACGATACCGCCGCAGCGACGGCCTCCTTTGACGACTTCGGTCTTCGCGACGAGATCCTCCAGAGCATCCGCTACGCCGGTTTCAAAGTCCCCAGCCCCATTCAGCAGCAGGCCATCCCCCTCATCCTCGAGGGGCGCGACGTCGTCGGCCAGGCCCATACGGGTACCGGTAAAACGGCGGCTTTCGGTCTGCCGACCCTGAGCAAGTTGAGCCTCGACCGCGGCGTTGAGGCGCTCATTATCGTCCCGACACGCGAACTCGCAAACCAGGTGAGCGACGAGCTTTTCAAATACGGCAAAAAGCTCGGCATTCACACGGTCACCGTCTACGGCGGCAGCTCCTACAACCGCCAGATCGGCCTGATCGAACGCGGCGCGCAGGTCGTCATCGCGACCCCGGGCCGCCTCAAAGACATCCTTGAACGCAACATGCTCAGCGATTTCGCCCCGTCCACCGTCATCCTTGACGAAGCGGACGAAATGCTCGACATGGGCTTCCTCGACGACATCAACACGATCTTCGACTTCCTGCCGACGGACCGCCAGACCCTGCTCTTTTCGGCCACGATGCCCAAACCGATCAAGGCTCTTGCCGAACGTATCCTCGTCGAGCCCGCCTTCGTCTCCATCACCCAGGAGGAGACGACGAACAAAGATATCGCACAGCAGTATTACGTCATCGAGGAGAACGAGCGCGACGACGCGATCATCCGCCTGCTCGACGCCGAAGAGCTGGAAAAGACGATCGTCTTCTGCCGCACCAAGCGCGAAGTCGACCGTCTCTCCAATGTGCTCTCCTCCGTCGGCTACAACGCCAAGGGGCTCCACGGCGACATGGAACAGCGCCAGCGCGAATCCGTCATCAGGGGTCTCAAAGAGAATGCAATTGACATTCTTGTCGCCACCGACGTTGCGGCGCGCGGGATCCACATCAACGACGTCAGCCACGTCATCAACTACCACATTCCCTTCGATCCGGAGAGCTACGTCCACCGTATCGGCCGGACGGGACGCGCAGGCCAGAAAGGGGTCGCCATTACCCTGGTAACGCCGCTGGAGTTCAAAGAGCTGCAGCGTATCCGCAAGATCGTCGGCACCCAGATGGCCCACTCCTACATCCCGACAAAACAGCAGGTGCAGTCCAAACAGATGTCCCGCCTTGTCGACGAGATCGAAAAACAGAAGATCTACGAAGAAGCGACCGAACTCTTTAACGCGCTGTGCGACGACATGGACCAGACACAGATCGCCTACCGGCTTATCTCCCTGCTGATGAAGAACATGAACGTCAAAGGACCGCAGACGATCGGTGTCCCCAAACAGCGCCTGGACAAAATCATGGAAGCGATGGAGCGCAACGAAAGAGGAGGCGGAGGCGGACGCCGCGGCAGCGGCAAACCGCGCCGAAACGGCGGCTTCAACAACCGCCGGCGCCAGGACGGCGACCGCAACCGGGGCGACCGCAACCGCGGCGGACGTCGCTCCTAA
- a CDS encoding type II secretion system F family protein: MVFAYRGLLQDGKKTKGVLEAADLEEAKKRLRSQGIFYTKLDVEKSASVGRLNFSRKKTAGASELSILSRDLSIYIKSGISIVNALKLARNQYAKNKRMTNFLSSIITMLDEGKSFYQALERQKILALPEFYKQSIRVSEESGILQEVLLEMAIFLKEQDRITKQIKSAFAYPAFIIVVSIFMVAFMITFVVPKITGIFDQLDQELPPVTQFVIATGDFFTAHWLGLAVGLVALIGLFTSAMKYNRAFRYAVHMLQLKLPFFGQVVQTSELGRFSYIASVLIRSGVPFAQTINLSANVLHNQVLQRKFSDASDRVVEGSKLSNALLRDGFEIDPSFAQAIALGEETSEVTAILQNLSELYFEENKDKIGLFLSLLEPMLMLLVGGVIGFIVTAMLLPIFSMNIS, encoded by the coding sequence ATGGTATTTGCCTATCGGGGCCTGCTGCAAGACGGTAAGAAGACCAAGGGGGTCCTTGAAGCCGCCGACCTGGAGGAGGCGAAAAAACGCCTCCGTTCCCAGGGCATTTTCTATACCAAGCTCGACGTGGAGAAGAGCGCGTCCGTCGGCCGTCTGAACTTCTCCCGCAAAAAGACCGCCGGGGCGAGCGAACTCTCCATCCTCAGCCGCGACCTCTCCATCTATATCAAGTCTGGCATCTCCATCGTCAACGCCCTGAAACTGGCCCGGAACCAGTATGCGAAGAACAAGAGGATGACGAACTTCCTCAGCAGCATCATCACGATGCTCGACGAGGGGAAGAGCTTCTACCAGGCCCTGGAGCGCCAGAAGATTCTGGCACTCCCGGAGTTCTACAAACAGTCCATCCGCGTCTCCGAGGAGAGCGGAATCCTGCAGGAAGTGCTATTGGAAATGGCGATCTTCCTCAAAGAGCAGGACCGTATCACCAAGCAGATCAAGAGCGCGTTCGCCTACCCGGCGTTCATTATTGTCGTCTCGATTTTCATGGTCGCATTCATGATCACCTTCGTCGTACCGAAGATCACCGGGATCTTCGACCAGCTCGACCAGGAGCTGCCGCCGGTGACCCAGTTCGTCATCGCAACTGGGGATTTCTTTACCGCGCACTGGCTGGGGCTAGCCGTGGGGCTGGTGGCGCTGATCGGCCTCTTCACCTCGGCGATGAAGTATAACCGCGCCTTTCGCTATGCCGTGCACATGCTGCAGCTCAAACTCCCCTTTTTCGGGCAGGTCGTTCAGACCTCCGAGCTGGGGCGTTTTTCCTATATCGCGTCGGTGCTGATCCGTTCGGGGGTGCCGTTCGCGCAGACGATCAACCTCTCGGCGAACGTGCTGCACAACCAGGTGCTGCAGCGGAAGTTCTCGGATGCTTCGGACCGGGTCGTTGAGGGGTCAAAGCTTTCCAATGCGCTGCTACGGGATGGGTTTGAGATCGATCCGTCCTTTGCCCAGGCGATCGCGCTGGGGGAGGAGACGAGCGAGGTGACGGCGATCCTGCAGAACCTCTCCGAACTCTATTTCGAAGAGAACAAGGATAAGATCGGGCTTTTCCTTTCCCTGCTGGAGCCGATGCTGATGCTTTTGGTAGGGGGGGTGATCGGCTTCATCGTCACCGCGATGCTGCTGCCGATCTTCTCGATGAATATCAGTTAG
- a CDS encoding prepilin-type N-terminal cleavage/methylation domain-containing protein, translating to MPSASSSRRGFTLFELLLVVLLIAILYGVFINKLSTGKGPADGKEAVTLETLRDYLSRFRPQRGDVTLVCPEPCETCSVFVDGQAVEGADISLFKQEPTVYRRDRFGQFEPYTFLPVRRGEADTVNVCFAFTLRDNDSSSSYIVETGALFYLFEAFGEPVRRFETLDEAAEAYSRKALIPDDKRVYDF from the coding sequence ATGCCGAGTGCATCAAGCAGTAGGAGAGGGTTTACCCTCTTTGAACTGCTGCTGGTCGTCCTGCTGATCGCCATTTTGTACGGCGTTTTTATCAATAAACTCTCAACGGGTAAAGGGCCGGCCGATGGGAAAGAGGCCGTGACGCTGGAGACGCTCCGCGACTACCTCTCCCGTTTCCGCCCGCAGCGCGGGGACGTGACGCTTGTCTGTCCCGAGCCCTGCGAAACGTGCAGCGTTTTCGTCGACGGCCAGGCGGTGGAGGGGGCGGATATCAGCCTCTTCAAACAGGAACCCACCGTCTACCGCAGAGACCGGTTCGGCCAGTTCGAACCCTACACTTTTCTACCGGTGCGCCGGGGGGAGGCCGATACGGTAAATGTCTGTTTCGCGTTTACGCTGCGCGACAATGACAGCAGTTCGAGTTACATTGTCGAAACGGGAGCGCTGTTCTATCTGTTTGAGGCGTTCGGAGAGCCGGTGCGGCGCTTCGAGACGCTCGATGAAGCGGCGGAGGCCTACAGCCGCAAGGCACTGATACCCGACGACAAACGGGTCTACGATTTTTAA
- the gspG gene encoding type II secretion system major pseudopilin GspG codes for MQSNRVYRGAARGAFTLMELMIVIIILGLLAALVMPNLIGKSEEAKQKLVCVQMKGIKNALDMFRLDNGTYPDAEEGLEALAKNPDAEKYPNYSAGGYFQDGVLPKDPWKNRYIYVPGEDGINLISLGADRKEGGTAESKDITYAECIKQ; via the coding sequence ATGCAGAGCAATAGAGTCTACCGGGGAGCTGCCCGCGGGGCGTTTACGTTGATGGAGCTGATGATCGTCATCATCATTCTGGGGCTGCTCGCAGCGCTGGTCATGCCGAACCTGATCGGCAAGAGCGAGGAGGCGAAACAGAAGCTCGTCTGCGTCCAGATGAAGGGGATCAAGAACGCCCTGGATATGTTCCGGCTCGATAACGGAACCTATCCCGACGCGGAAGAGGGCCTGGAGGCTCTCGCGAAGAACCCGGATGCGGAGAAGTACCCCAACTACAGCGCAGGCGGCTATTTCCAAGACGGTGTCCTGCCCAAAGACCCCTGGAAGAACCGCTACATCTATGTCCCGGGCGAGGACGGTATCAACCTGATCTCGTTGGGCGCGGACCGTAAAGAGGGCGGAACCGCGGAGAGCAAAGATATCACCTATGCCGAGTGCATCAAGCAGTAG
- a CDS encoding PDZ domain-containing protein: protein MKQRINPLWVRRFIVLAILAAVAKALMLILAAWLPREGVEPAVASGDTVTYARYTPSQLFGIEQRRAVAKSGGKQTEVYRLDALTLRGIYLEEAHPFILVEEGSKTELLSIGEQYNRYTLVDILPTKAIFEKDGQRYALAFKEESMGGVETAPSPATSVVTQDGFTSIKRKEIRYYTENFDAIWQNVKIQEVYQNKKLTGFEVKWIKKDSIFAKMGLQEHDIITGINGKPLTSVAEVLKLYKNMDQIDNLTLDIQRNHTERQLDYAIYD, encoded by the coding sequence ATGAAACAACGTATTAATCCGTTATGGGTACGGCGCTTCATCGTCCTGGCCATCCTCGCCGCCGTCGCCAAAGCGCTGATGCTCATCCTGGCGGCATGGCTGCCCCGCGAGGGCGTCGAACCGGCAGTCGCCTCGGGAGACACCGTCACCTACGCCCGTTACACGCCCTCACAGCTCTTCGGGATCGAACAGCGCAGGGCCGTCGCAAAGAGCGGCGGCAAACAGACCGAAGTGTACCGGCTCGACGCGCTGACACTGCGCGGGATCTACCTGGAGGAGGCCCACCCCTTCATCCTCGTCGAAGAGGGAAGCAAAACCGAACTCCTTTCCATAGGGGAGCAGTACAACCGCTATACCCTCGTCGACATTCTGCCGACCAAAGCCATTTTCGAAAAGGACGGCCAGCGCTACGCCCTCGCATTCAAAGAGGAGAGTATGGGAGGGGTCGAAACAGCACCGTCACCGGCCACCTCCGTCGTCACCCAGGACGGCTTCACCTCCATCAAGCGCAAAGAGATACGCTACTACACCGAAAATTTCGACGCCATCTGGCAAAACGTCAAAATCCAGGAGGTCTACCAGAACAAGAAGCTGACCGGCTTCGAAGTCAAGTGGATCAAAAAGGATTCCATCTTTGCTAAAATGGGACTGCAGGAGCATGACATCATCACCGGCATCAACGGCAAACCCCTCACCTCCGTGGCAGAGGTACTCAAACTCTACAAAAATATGGACCAGATCGATAACCTGACCCTGGATATCCAGCGAAACCATACAGAAAGGCAGCTTGACTATGCAATTTACGACTAA
- a CDS encoding secretin N-terminal domain-containing protein, translating into MQFTTKLLTLVLAGAMAFGSAAAAREQVNLKLHDIKIEELIKMVGKANGKNILLDKPIPGTVNFVSSTPIYKDELFSILLSVLDSKGFTMVQEGSYLKIVRQNVAVKENLPINPGTKSVLMQTRFISAKNENIDVIAAKVRQFLSPAGKLLTIKENNMMIVSDTPGNISVIETIVRKIDRDQAKDVKAEFIPLANAKASRLAASVTKIAKAIINQKVENNKVEILSDDATNAIIILATQENIDKLTPLINRLDEKDDSTNQRLTIIPLENSEAKNVVASLQAVLDKKKYAKEADKPTVSVYDELNALVVSGLESDIKDIQAMIKILDVEKPQVFVKARIVEINQNMADRIGVKYGLAGGAVTDAGLFTFAADLGGSAIAFDGGGLINLSSATFDSGIAFGATIDFLASNGAANTLSQPTLLCVNNQESSIYVGRTEPIVTSTAQAADTTSVARNTYTREDIGLTLKIKPRLSQGNKVTLITTAKLEDILNSSVPGLPSTTKREVVTTAIVSNGESVIIGGLIYDKNREEAQGIPLLRDIPLIGGLFDWQYTTHEEINLVIVLTPFIVRNNEDMPKVRKMLQELDAIQAKYEELIEEKLEERKEQLDKQDNDSNATEAAVPASGDALSVISPAKR; encoded by the coding sequence ATGCAATTTACGACTAAACTCCTCACCCTGGTCCTGGCAGGGGCCATGGCGTTCGGTTCCGCAGCGGCCGCACGCGAACAGGTCAATCTGAAACTTCATGACATCAAGATCGAAGAGCTGATCAAGATGGTCGGCAAAGCCAACGGCAAGAACATCCTGCTCGACAAACCGATCCCGGGCACCGTTAACTTCGTCTCGTCGACGCCGATCTACAAGGACGAACTCTTCAGCATCCTCCTCTCCGTGCTTGACAGCAAAGGGTTCACGATGGTGCAGGAGGGAAGCTACCTCAAGATCGTCCGCCAGAACGTCGCGGTCAAAGAGAACCTGCCGATCAACCCCGGCACGAAATCGGTGCTGATGCAGACCCGCTTTATCTCCGCCAAGAACGAGAACATCGACGTCATCGCGGCGAAGGTCCGCCAGTTCCTCTCCCCCGCCGGCAAACTGCTGACGATCAAAGAGAACAACATGATGATCGTCAGCGACACCCCGGGCAATATCAGCGTGATCGAGACGATCGTCCGCAAGATCGACCGGGATCAGGCGAAAGACGTCAAAGCCGAATTCATCCCGCTTGCCAATGCCAAGGCAAGCCGCCTGGCCGCCTCCGTCACGAAGATCGCCAAGGCGATCATCAACCAGAAAGTCGAGAACAACAAGGTCGAGATCCTCAGTGACGACGCCACCAATGCCATCATCATCCTCGCCACCCAGGAGAACATCGACAAGCTGACCCCGCTGATCAACCGCCTCGATGAAAAAGACGACTCGACGAACCAGCGCCTGACCATCATCCCCCTTGAGAACAGCGAGGCCAAAAACGTCGTCGCCTCCCTGCAGGCGGTCCTGGACAAAAAGAAATACGCCAAAGAGGCGGACAAGCCGACGGTGAGCGTCTATGACGAGCTCAACGCCCTCGTCGTCTCCGGGCTGGAGTCCGACATCAAGGACATCCAGGCGATGATCAAGATCCTCGACGTCGAGAAACCGCAGGTCTTCGTCAAAGCGCGCATCGTCGAGATCAACCAGAACATGGCCGACAGGATCGGGGTCAAATACGGCCTTGCCGGCGGCGCCGTCACCGATGCCGGCCTCTTCACCTTCGCCGCAGATCTCGGCGGTTCGGCTATCGCCTTTGACGGCGGCGGGCTGATCAACCTCAGCAGCGCCACCTTCGACTCGGGCATCGCCTTCGGTGCCACGATCGACTTCCTCGCCAGCAACGGCGCGGCGAACACCCTGTCGCAGCCGACCCTGCTCTGTGTCAACAACCAGGAGTCCTCCATCTACGTCGGGCGCACGGAGCCCATCGTCACCTCGACAGCCCAGGCCGCCGATACGACCTCCGTGGCGCGCAACACCTACACCCGCGAGGATATCGGTCTGACCCTCAAGATCAAGCCGCGCCTCTCCCAGGGCAACAAGGTCACCCTGATCACGACGGCCAAGCTCGAGGACATTCTCAACAGCTCCGTTCCCGGCCTGCCCAGCACGACCAAACGCGAAGTCGTCACCACCGCGATTGTGAGCAACGGCGAAAGTGTCATCATCGGGGGGCTCATCTACGACAAGAACCGCGAAGAAGCCCAGGGGATTCCGCTCCTGCGCGACATCCCGCTCATCGGCGGCCTCTTCGACTGGCAGTACACCACCCACGAAGAGATCAACCTCGTCATCGTCCTCACGCCCTTCATCGTCCGCAACAACGAGGATATGCCGAAGGTCCGTAAAATGCTGCAGGAACTCGACGCCATCCAGGCCAAGTATGAGGAGCTGATCGAAGAGAAGCTCGAAGAGCGCAAAGAGCAGCTGGACAAGCAAGATAACGACAGCAATGCAACCGAAGCCGCCGTCCCGGCATCCGGGGATGCCCTCTCCGTCATCAGCCCGGCCAAGCGATAA